A part of Tigriopus californicus strain San Diego chromosome 10, Tcal_SD_v2.1, whole genome shotgun sequence genomic DNA contains:
- the LOC131888754 gene encoding F-box-like/WD repeat-containing protein TBL1XR1: protein MSFSTDEVNFLVYRYLHETGFYHSAYVFGQESHISQSNINGALVPPKALISIVQKGLLYVEAEIATGEDGNERSIECLSLIDAVMPDVVASRKGSGSGTGVPVSGADKPAGGNAAGGGGVGGSGAGPVGPDNANGPGRGLEGEGRGTNPEAGAHPMDIDEGIEIPPEKACVLKGHDSEVFICAWNPMQDLLASGSGDSTARIWNMENSQNEIVLKHCISRGGQEVPSNKDVTSLDWNSKGTLLATGSYDGYARIWSTSGKLERTLGQHKGPIFALKWNKSGNYILSAGVDRTTIIWDSQTGNAKQQFSFHSAPALDVDWQTDDSFASCSTDKCIHVCKLDVKSPIKSFHGHTNEVNAIKWDPQGKFLASCSDDMTLKVWCMDKDTCVHDLQAHSKEIYTIKWSCTGPGTANPNANLVLASASFDSTVRLWDVERGDCLHTLTRHKEPVYSVAFSPDGKFLASGSFDKCVHIWSTQTGRLVHSYKGTGGIFEVCWNSRGDKVGASASDGTVFVLDLRK from the exons ATGTCGTTCTCGACGGATGAGGTCAACTTCTTGGTGTATCGGTATCTGCACGAGACGGGCTTCTACCATTCGGCCTACGTCTTTGGACAGGAATCTCACATCTCACAGTCCAATATCAATGGAGCCCTCGTCCCGCCCAA GGCCTTGATCAGCATCGTGCAGAAAGGCTTATTGTACGTGGAGGCCGAGATTGCCACGGGCGAGGATGGCAACGAACGCTCCATCGAgtgtctctctctcattgATGCGGTCATGCCGGATGTGGTGGCCTCACGCAAAGGATCGGGCAGTGGGACCGGCGTGCCCGTGAGTGGCGCCGATAAACCAGCCGGCGGTAATGCCGCCGGTGGCGGCGGCGTGGGCGGCAGTGGCGCCGGTCCGGTGGGACCGGACAACGCCAACGGGCCCGGTCGAGGTCTGGAGGGTGAAGGGCGGGGCACCAATCCCGAG GCCGGTGCTCATCCAATGGACATCGACGAGGGGATTGAGATCCCGCCTGAGAAAGCCTGCGTCTTGAAAGGCCACGATTCTGAGGTATTCATCTGTGCGTGGAATCCCATGCAGGACTTGCTCGCCTCCGGTTCTGGTGATAGCACAGCTCGgatttggaacatggaaaaTTCACAGAATGAGATCGTTTTGAAGCATTGTATATCCCGCGGCGGCCAAGAG GTTCCCAGCAATAAAGATGTGACCTCTTTGGACTGGAACAGCAAGGGCACACTTCTGGCCACTGGATCATACGATGGTTATGCCCGAATTTGGTCGACCTCCGGAAAGTTAGAGCGCACTTTAGGACAGCACAAGGGCCCTATCTTTGCCCTCAAATGGAATAAATCTGGGAATTACATTTTGAGTGCGG GTGTGGATCGAACCACGATCATTTGGGATTCGCAAACTGGGAACGCCAAACAGCAATTTTCGTTCCATTCGGCCCCGGCCTTAGACGTGGATTGGCAGACGGACGACAGTTTTGCATCTTGCTCCACTGACAAGTGCATTCACGTGTGCAAATTGGACGTGAAATCTCCCATCAAATCGTTCCATGGACACACCAACGAG GTCAACGCTATCAAGTGGGATCCACAAGGGAAGTTTTTAGCTTCGTGTTCAGACGACATGACGTTGAAAGTTTGGTGCATGGACAAGGACACGTGTGTTCACGATCTTCAAGCGCACTCAAAGGAAATCTATACCATTAAGTGGTCGTGTACAG GCCCCGGAACAGCTAATCCCAATGCCAACCTCGTGTTGGCCTCGGCCTCGTTTGACTCGACCGTGCGTTTGTGGGACGTGGAACGGGGAGATTGCCTGCACACGCTCACTCGGCATAAAGAACCTGTATACTCGGTGGCTTTCTCACCCGACGGCAAGTTCTTGGCGTCCGGTTCATTTGACAAATGCGTTCACATTTGGTCCACGCAAACGGGGAGATTGGTCCACAGCTACAAAGGCACGGGTGGGATATTCGAGGTCTGCTGGAACAGCCGTGGCGACAAAGTGGGTGCTTCTGCATCTGATGGAACCGTGTTTGTGCTGGATCTCAGGAAATAG